One region of Cobetia sp. cqz5-12 genomic DNA includes:
- a CDS encoding type III pantothenate kinase has translation MILDLDIGNTLSKWRLKDTVSSEIRSRGAVWTREEWRPGADIPDLDVVTAVRISSVARKQVLDETVELLRKQVGVVHVAHSTREALGVTCGYEEPQRLGVDRWLGALAGHHLTGGCCSVDCGSAITVDFVLPGGKHLGGYILPGLRLMKESLKLGTRNVAIDPDTEVDTLLAPGRNTVEAVNHGIYMAAVSAVNRLYAEVCDREGVALPLLLTGGDARVVARGLRVPHALWPDMVYAGLEALYPLTAAERAGRLSGAPDQPRVPDLEKLRSGLALTQML, from the coding sequence ATGATTCTGGATCTTGATATCGGCAACACCTTGTCGAAATGGCGTCTCAAGGACACCGTTTCCAGCGAGATCCGCTCGCGCGGCGCCGTCTGGACGCGAGAGGAGTGGCGGCCGGGCGCGGACATTCCTGATCTGGATGTCGTCACGGCCGTGCGTATCTCCAGCGTGGCGCGCAAGCAGGTGCTGGATGAGACGGTGGAGTTGCTGCGCAAGCAGGTCGGCGTCGTGCATGTCGCGCACTCGACGCGGGAGGCGCTGGGCGTTACCTGTGGCTATGAAGAGCCGCAACGCCTCGGCGTCGACCGCTGGTTGGGCGCACTCGCAGGCCATCATCTCACCGGGGGCTGTTGCAGCGTTGATTGCGGCAGCGCGATCACGGTGGATTTCGTGCTGCCGGGTGGCAAGCATCTTGGGGGCTATATTCTCCCGGGGCTGCGTCTTATGAAGGAAAGCCTCAAGCTGGGCACACGCAATGTGGCCATCGACCCGGATACCGAGGTGGATACGCTGCTCGCGCCGGGCCGCAATACGGTAGAGGCTGTCAACCATGGCATCTACATGGCGGCCGTCAGTGCGGTCAATCGTCTCTATGCCGAGGTCTGCGATCGTGAAGGGGTTGCCTTGCCGCTACTGCTGACCGGCGGTGACGCGCGGGTAGTGGCGCGCGGTCTGCGGGTGCCACATGCGCTGTGGCCGGACATGGTGTACGCCGGCCTGGAGGCGCTGTATCCCTTGACCGCTGCCGAGCGGGCAGGGCGCCTGTCGGGTGCGCCCGACCAGCCGCGAGTGCCTGATCTAGAAAAACTTCGCTCAGGGCTTGCGCTCACCCAGATGCTTTGA
- the secE gene encoding preprotein translocase subunit SecE translates to MKQNAEVQEARHDGFKWSVVVILLVLAVAGNAYFADQALLYRVLGVVVLGVAAAALAITTNKGRDVVELASSARREIQRVVWPTRQETVQTTAIVLGAVLIVGLLLWLIDTTLGWLMSGIVS, encoded by the coding sequence ATGAAACAGAACGCCGAGGTGCAGGAAGCGCGCCACGACGGGTTCAAGTGGTCGGTCGTTGTCATTCTTCTTGTGCTGGCTGTTGCTGGCAACGCCTATTTTGCTGACCAAGCGCTGCTTTATCGCGTGCTTGGCGTCGTCGTGCTTGGTGTTGCAGCGGCTGCTCTGGCGATCACGACCAACAAGGGCCGTGATGTTGTCGAGCTGGCAAGTAGTGCGCGCCGCGAGATCCAGCGCGTCGTTTGGCCGACCCGACAGGAAACTGTCCAGACAACTGCCATCGTGCTGGGTGCCGTGCTTATCGTGGGCCTGTTGCTATGGCTCATCGATACCACCCTCGGCTGGCTGATGTCCGGCATCGTCAGTTAA
- a CDS encoding DUF2339 domain-containing protein, which yields MILVGALSLVMAGILLVGYSLEQGLLGPGVRLALGLGFGLSMTVLAEWLRLRTSQSSSLTGAVSGAGSLVLAASLLAGHFLLSLVSMPVTFVLLAALSLWMLERARHHGPWLAALGMLGGYALPLALPIQQQWQEASTLLLLGYAGVIAAACRVLYRQVAVSWLYWGGLVGALTWWWLLMPFGISSGATLLVGLLPWVGGAWLAVLALGYLWEEAWESSTGAAEKDERQAQASLATWLPWRASPDLRRHWLAGGLVSLSVVLGLWLPWLGSLVLGVSFDSQVAPSDMAGSGMSLWHRGWLASLMPMLVIAWSSRRHAVLWSMVVAGNGLWLLVWGLALTAPLSSSVMFSPLILSVGLLSLASWRPRHDAGEGAQRSLAACWWALATMVPLLAWALALWQDVMPWATEASDAGRLINTGLPPMVWGLVCWAGAMRFQTREGAQLAAGLWLPAQAGILLALVAVLEGPSLTLALALQLLGLTACEWRWYREGHTAARSVFAELSRWLAWGVVTRLIYGMAHDDYADIAHWPLQILLPVLACVAMTSLGMRHCPRTQRWLEGAVVQLAVATVVMEIRYVLTGGQPFEGSLTLAELSLQVLALAGVAASYAWRARGGDAEARAGTQLYRVLARVVGGAAVILWSVGVLGIFNPLWHPGDVGSWPLVNWLLPAYGLPALGAAMLWRMTSMHASDMGSAATRLRMRGLSEVLGLLSAGLWLALNLRHCWHGAELGLWQGIEQAELYAYSVLMLVVAAALVVSGAKVGQQHWQRIGQGILILTVIKVGVWDTATLEGLWRVGSWLGLGSVLMLLSALFNRLAGAGMRAGERN from the coding sequence ATGATTCTTGTGGGTGCCTTGTCTCTGGTGATGGCCGGCATCCTGCTCGTTGGGTACTCCCTTGAGCAGGGCTTGCTGGGGCCGGGGGTACGGCTGGCGCTGGGACTCGGGTTCGGCCTGAGCATGACGGTATTGGCCGAGTGGCTGAGGCTTCGTACGTCCCAGTCATCGAGTCTGACCGGTGCCGTCAGCGGTGCCGGCAGTCTGGTACTCGCGGCGAGCCTGCTGGCTGGTCACTTTCTGCTTTCGCTGGTGTCCATGCCGGTCACCTTCGTACTGCTGGCAGCCTTGAGCCTGTGGATGCTGGAGCGAGCGCGGCATCATGGGCCGTGGCTGGCAGCATTGGGCATGTTGGGCGGATATGCTCTGCCCTTGGCGCTGCCCATTCAGCAGCAATGGCAGGAAGCCTCGACCTTGCTGTTGCTGGGGTATGCGGGTGTGATCGCGGCAGCGTGTCGTGTGCTCTACCGCCAGGTTGCGGTGAGCTGGCTGTATTGGGGCGGCCTGGTGGGAGCGCTCACCTGGTGGTGGTTGTTGATGCCCTTCGGTATCTCTTCTGGCGCGACATTGCTGGTGGGGCTGTTGCCCTGGGTGGGTGGGGCCTGGCTGGCTGTGCTGGCGTTGGGGTACCTGTGGGAGGAGGCGTGGGAGTCATCCACTGGCGCCGCAGAAAAGGATGAGCGACAGGCTCAGGCCTCACTTGCGACCTGGTTGCCTTGGCGCGCATCTCCTGACCTGCGTCGGCACTGGCTCGCCGGGGGCCTTGTCTCGTTGAGTGTCGTGCTGGGGCTCTGGCTGCCCTGGCTGGGGAGTCTCGTGCTTGGTGTGTCCTTTGACTCACAGGTGGCGCCTTCCGACATGGCCGGTTCCGGTATGTCCCTGTGGCATCGGGGGTGGCTGGCTAGCCTCATGCCGATGCTGGTGATTGCCTGGTCCAGTCGCCGCCATGCGGTGCTGTGGTCGATGGTGGTTGCTGGTAACGGACTCTGGTTGCTGGTGTGGGGGCTTGCTTTGACGGCACCGCTATCGAGCAGCGTGATGTTCAGCCCGTTGATTTTGAGTGTCGGTCTGTTGTCGCTGGCGAGTTGGCGACCACGTCATGATGCAGGTGAAGGAGCACAGAGGTCGCTTGCAGCCTGTTGGTGGGCATTGGCGACCATGGTGCCGCTGTTGGCGTGGGCCCTGGCCCTCTGGCAGGACGTCATGCCATGGGCGACCGAGGCGAGCGATGCAGGGAGGCTGATCAATACAGGGCTGCCGCCGATGGTCTGGGGGTTGGTGTGCTGGGCAGGTGCCATGCGTTTCCAGACGCGTGAAGGCGCTCAGCTTGCCGCAGGACTGTGGCTGCCGGCGCAGGCCGGGATATTGCTCGCTTTGGTGGCAGTGCTGGAGGGGCCATCGCTGACCCTGGCGCTGGCGCTGCAGCTGTTGGGTTTGACCGCTTGTGAATGGCGCTGGTATCGCGAGGGGCATACCGCGGCGCGCTCCGTGTTTGCTGAGCTGTCACGCTGGCTGGCGTGGGGTGTCGTGACTCGCTTGATATATGGCATGGCGCATGACGACTATGCCGATATCGCGCACTGGCCGCTGCAGATACTGCTGCCGGTATTGGCCTGTGTTGCCATGACCAGTCTCGGCATGCGCCACTGCCCGCGGACACAGCGTTGGCTGGAAGGTGCCGTTGTCCAGCTTGCCGTCGCGACGGTGGTGATGGAAATCCGCTATGTGTTGACCGGTGGACAGCCCTTCGAGGGCAGCCTCACCCTGGCGGAGCTTTCCCTGCAGGTATTGGCGCTGGCCGGGGTGGCGGCAAGCTACGCTTGGCGTGCTCGTGGAGGCGACGCTGAGGCGCGGGCAGGGACACAGCTGTATCGCGTGCTGGCACGGGTGGTCGGTGGAGCGGCCGTGATCCTCTGGAGTGTCGGCGTGCTGGGTATCTTCAATCCGCTCTGGCACCCGGGGGATGTCGGGAGCTGGCCGCTGGTCAATTGGCTTCTGCCGGCATACGGCCTGCCTGCACTCGGGGCCGCAATGCTCTGGCGCATGACATCCATGCATGCATCGGATATGGGAAGCGCCGCGACACGCTTACGAATGCGCGGGCTAAGCGAAGTGCTCGGTCTGCTGTCAGCCGGATTATGGTTGGCGCTCAACTTGCGGCATTGCTGGCATGGCGCTGAGCTGGGGCTATGGCAGGGCATCGAGCAGGCGGAGCTATATGCCTACAGCGTGCTGATGCTGGTCGTCGCGGCGGCCTTGGTCGTGAGTGGTGCCAAGGTGGGGCAGCAGCACTGGCAGCGCATCGGACAGGGCATTCTGATCCTCACCGTGATCAAGGTGGGGGTATGGGATACCGCCACCCTTGAGGGGCTGTGGCGAGTAGGTTCATGGCTGGGACTGGGCAGTGTCCTGATGCTGCTTTCCGCCTTGTTCAATCGTCTGGCGGGGGCGGGAATGCGTGCCGGGGAGCGGAATTGA
- a CDS encoding biotin--[acetyl-CoA-carboxylase] ligase: MTIRDLIRLLGDGGYHSGEALGEELGVSRTAVWKQLKKLEALDIPLEAIKGLGYRLANPIELLDGQQIIEALPRETRKHLTRLFVEESVDSTNTFIRERFRQGAGHAEVCLAEVQSAGRGRRGREWETPWGRSLVFSLGWRFESGAASLEGLSLAIGVAVAEVLEADGLPARLKWPNDVLLQIQKDQPKIAGILVEVTGDVSGPCDVVIGIGMNIELPASRREAITQPVAAVRDIIPGASRNRYAARLMESLLALLPEFESQGFAGWQARWNERNAFKGRDVVILRGDRREEAVAEGVDINGNLEVRMNGETITLAGGEISLRAVS; this comes from the coding sequence ATGACCATCCGTGATCTCATTCGTCTGCTTGGAGATGGTGGCTACCACTCCGGAGAGGCCCTGGGCGAAGAGCTCGGGGTGTCGCGTACGGCGGTCTGGAAGCAGCTCAAGAAACTTGAGGCGCTCGACATTCCGCTGGAAGCCATCAAGGGGCTTGGCTATCGACTGGCCAATCCCATCGAGTTGCTCGATGGTCAACAGATCATCGAGGCGCTGCCGCGCGAGACTCGCAAACACCTGACGCGCCTGTTCGTCGAGGAGTCGGTGGACTCGACCAATACCTTCATCCGCGAGCGCTTTCGTCAGGGAGCCGGCCATGCCGAGGTCTGTCTGGCTGAGGTGCAGTCGGCTGGGCGTGGCCGTCGTGGGCGTGAGTGGGAGACCCCCTGGGGGCGCAGCCTGGTTTTCTCGCTTGGCTGGCGCTTCGAATCAGGTGCCGCATCGCTTGAGGGCCTGAGTCTGGCGATCGGTGTGGCAGTGGCGGAGGTGCTCGAGGCCGATGGCCTGCCTGCGCGCCTCAAGTGGCCCAACGATGTCCTGTTGCAGATCCAGAAGGATCAACCCAAGATCGCCGGCATCCTGGTCGAGGTGACGGGGGATGTGTCCGGTCCCTGTGATGTCGTCATCGGCATCGGCATGAACATCGAATTGCCGGCATCCCGACGCGAGGCGATCACCCAGCCGGTGGCTGCGGTACGAGACATCATTCCCGGTGCTTCACGCAATCGCTATGCCGCGCGCCTGATGGAGTCGTTGCTGGCGCTGTTGCCCGAGTTCGAGTCGCAGGGCTTTGCCGGATGGCAGGCACGCTGGAATGAGCGCAATGCCTTCAAGGGACGTGATGTAGTGATTCTGCGTGGAGACCGGCGAGAAGAGGCCGTGGCAGAAGGTGTCGATATCAATGGAAATCTCGAGGTGCGCATGAATGGCGAAACCATCACTCTCGCCGGTGGCGAGATCAGTCTGCGCGCCGTCTCATGA